DNA from Aliarcobacter butzleri:
ATCATTAACCCAAAAGAAGCAGTAACTCCTTCAAAACTTCCTTTTTCTACACATAAAGGAACTTCTGATGAAAAGACAACTTTAAACTTCTTTTTAAAGCCTTGATTTTTTAATTCAGTTCTTACTTTTTTTATAAATTGGTCGTTATAAGTATCCCAAATAGATATATATTCAAGTTTAGTAGCATCTATTCTTTTTGCTCCTCCACTTGTACTTATAACTTTTGTAAAATGCTTTTTAATCAAATGAACTTTAGGTTTTATATCATCAATTGCATCTAAAATATAATCATAAGATGAAAAATCGAAGTTATCAATCCATTCAGGAGTAACTTTTACATGAATTGGAGTAACTTCTGGATATTTTTCTTTTAAAACTTCAACTTTTATTCTTCCTATATTTCCGTGGCTTCCCAATTGTCTATTCATATTTGAATCTTCATAAGTATCAAAATCAACTATTGTGATATTTGTAATTCCAGTATTGTAAAGTGCATCAAGAGCAAAACTTCCAATTCCCCCAACACCAAATAATATTAACTTTACATCTTTAAACTTATCAAATGTTTCTTGTCCAAATAGTTTTATTGTTCTATCATATTTCATACTAAACTTCTTCTTTACAAATTTTTGGCTATTATATCACAAATATATTTATTGGAGATGTGATGGAAAAGGAACCAATGACCCTAGCAGGTTATAATAAAGTAACAGCAGAATTAGATTTTTTGAAAAAAACAGAAAGACCTGAAACTGTAATTGCATTAGATGAAGCTAGACAGTTAGGCGATTTAAAAGAAAATGCCGAATATCACTCTGCAAAAGAAAAATTAAAGTTAATTGACATTCAAATTGCAGAGTTAAATGCAGTAATTTCAAAGGCAGTTATTATTGATCCAACAACTTTACCTCATGATAGAGTAAGTTTTGGGTCAACTATTGACTTAGTTGATGTCGATACAGATGAAGAATTTACTTACACAATAGTTGGTGGAGTAGAATCAAGTGCTGAAAAAGGAATGATATCTTTTAATTCACCTTTAGCAAAACAACTTATGGGAAAAGAAGCAGGTGATGAATTAAACGCAACACTTCCTGGCGGAGCTAAAACTTTTGAAATCTTAAAAGTTTACTACAAAGAGATAAGTTTATAAAGAAAATAGCCGATGAATCTTCAAATTAAAGATGAGGCTATTTTTGTAGCTGATTCTCACTTCAATCAAAAAAATCAAGAGTTTTTACAATTATTAAAAAAAATTGAAAATAAAGAGATAAATATTTCGCAACTTTTTTTAATGGGTGATATTTTTGATTTCTTATCATGTGAATGTAAATATTTTATAAAACAAAATATTGAAGTTATAACTCTTTTGAATAAATTATCTAATGATATAGAAATTATTTACTTAGAAGGAAACCACGATTTTAATCTACAAAATCTTTTTTCAAATATAAAAGTAATAAAAAGAGAGAATCAACCTTTTTTTGTAAAAATAGAAGAAAAAAAAGTTGCTTTATCTCATGGAGATAATTTTTTAGATTGGAAATATGAACTATTTTGTAAACTAATAAGAAATAGTATATTTTTAAAGTTTATGAATTTTATAGATATAAATTTTTTTATTTCAAAAAAACTTGAACAAGCTTTATTAAACAAAAACATTTGTCATAATATTTTAAACTTCGAGAATATTGTAGAAAAAAGAGTAAAAAATTATAGTGATGATATTATTATCGAAGGACATTATCATCAAGGTAAAACTCTAATTTTTAAAAATCAAAAATATATAAATATTGCATCTCTTTGTTGTCAAAAAGAGTATTTAAGATTTAAAAATGATGAATTTATAAAAGAAATGATTTAAAAGGATAATTTTTGGCAAAATTTAAAGTAGTAAGTGATTATGAACCAAGTGGAGATCAACCAAAAGCTATAGAAGCATTAAGTAGCTCAATAAAAGCTGGTAATCAATACAACACACTTTTAGGAGTAACTGGAAGTGGTAAAACTTATACTATTGCAAAAGTTATAGAAAAAGTTCAAAAGCCAACTTTGATTATGACACATAATAAAACTTTGGCTGCTCAGTTATACTCAGAGTTTAAACAATTTTTCCCAAATAATCATGTTGAATATTTTATATCTTACTACGATTATTATCAACCAGAAGCTTATATTCCAAGAAGCGATTTGTTTATAGAAAAAGATAGTTCAATAAATGATGAACTTGAAAGATTAAGACTTAGTGCAACTGCTTCACTTTTATCATTTGATGATGTAATTGTAATTGCTTCAGTATCAGCAAATTATGGTTTGGGAAATCCAAGCGAATATAAAGCGATGGTTCAAAGAGTTGAAGTTGGATTTAATTATTCTCAAAAAGAGTTTTTATTAAAACTAATAGAAATGGGATATAAAAGAAATGATAAATTTTTTGATAGAGCAGATTTTAGAGTAAATGGAGATGTAATAGATATTTTTCCAGCATATTTTGAAGATGAATTTATAAGGGTTGAGTTTTTTGGTGATGAGGTTGAATCTATTACAAAACACGAATATATAACAAATACAAAAACAAAAGATTTAAATGAAGTAATTATTTATTCAGTAAATCCTTTCGTTGTAAC
Protein-coding regions in this window:
- a CDS encoding tRNA threonylcarbamoyladenosine dehydratase, with protein sequence MKYDRTIKLFGQETFDKFKDVKLILFGVGGIGSFALDALYNTGITNITIVDFDTYEDSNMNRQLGSHGNIGRIKVEVLKEKYPEVTPIHVKVTPEWIDNFDFSSYDYILDAIDDIKPKVHLIKKHFTKVISTSGGAKRIDATKLEYISIWDTYNDQFIKKVRTELKNQGFKKKFKVVFSSEVPLCVEKGSFEGVTASFGLMMASVTVQKLLKKMKKAKD
- the greA gene encoding transcription elongation factor GreA → MEKEPMTLAGYNKVTAELDFLKKTERPETVIALDEARQLGDLKENAEYHSAKEKLKLIDIQIAELNAVISKAVIIDPTTLPHDRVSFGSTIDLVDVDTDEEFTYTIVGGVESSAEKGMISFNSPLAKQLMGKEAGDELNATLPGGAKTFEILKVYYKEISL
- a CDS encoding UDP-2,3-diacylglucosamine diphosphatase, which gives rise to MNLQIKDEAIFVADSHFNQKNQEFLQLLKKIENKEINISQLFLMGDIFDFLSCECKYFIKQNIEVITLLNKLSNDIEIIYLEGNHDFNLQNLFSNIKVIKRENQPFFVKIEEKKVALSHGDNFLDWKYELFCKLIRNSIFLKFMNFIDINFFISKKLEQALLNKNICHNILNFENIVEKRVKNYSDDIIIEGHYHQGKTLIFKNQKYINIASLCCQKEYLRFKNDEFIKEMI